A genomic segment from Vicugna pacos chromosome 17, VicPac4, whole genome shotgun sequence encodes:
- the LOC140686629 gene encoding uncharacterized protein, translating to MSLFDKNSSPSSDSIGYGFKTGELGTQSRAEERLSWPGQKTPMPDQPRLSNRTKGPRPKSTTVLINCLQLIHWTASSSLPQQPLLGTPGFFVPCTTPGGWVGQPLMLLVLQHTQAWQRVENPPHLGTDPSGNTARPSPGGGPAPVHAALTPSAHGGPCPHDSLHPGAVAPLQPVPRSGPPQTGQHPAQPCSPHVAVLQPEQAETHLWQQQAPSDQLRSPLLHPQPQPSGATGSGSLLDELLSDASLLEKAKPYLSDGTRKTDFGRPWENTLVMTNSRPSWTCCQAHQGLRKAFGRAQFRPLSLGCRAMAENKGRGTSHTPRARQQGHGAQTAGATAWPPSALPCSPGALRTHRH from the exons ATGAGCCTTTTTGACAAGAACAGCTCGCCCAGTAGCGACAGCATTGG ATATGGTTTCaaaaccggagagctcggcacccagagcagagcagaggagcGCCTGTCatggcccgggcagaagaccccgatgccagaccagccccgactgtctaatcggaccaaaggcccccgcccaaaATCCACAACGGTgctcatcaattgcctccaactgatccactggacagcttccagTTCCTTGCCACAGCAGCCGCTCCTCGGTACCCCAGGTTTTTTTGTGCCTTGTACtacccctggtggctgggtgggccagccattgatgctcctggtgctccagcacACCCAGGCTTGGCAgagagttgagaaccctccacatctgggaacagaccccAGCGGCAACACAGCAaggccgagtccaggagggggtcccgcacccgtgcacgcggcactcacgccctctgctcacggagggccctgcccgcacgacagcctgcaccctggtgCGGTAGCACCCcttcagcctgtcccccgcagcggtcctccacagaccgggcagcatccggctcagccatgcagcccccacgtggcagttctgcagcccgaacaggccgagacacacctgtggcagcagcaggccccatcggatcaactcagGTCTCCTctgctccacccgcagccccagccctcaggcgccacaggctcagggagcctcttagatgaactcttgtcagacgccagccttctggaaaaggcaaaaccttACTTGAGCGATGGCACCCGGAAGACGGATTTTGGCCGACCCTGGGAGAACACCttagtgatgacgaattccaggccctcctggacatgctgccaggctcaccagggcctcaggaaagcctttggtcgagcccaattcaggcctctttccctgggatgccgagccatggctgagaacaaaggacgaggaaccagccacactcctagggctcggcagcaagggcatggcgcccagactgccggcgccactgcgtggcctccctcagccctgccgtgctccccgggcgctctcaggacgcacaggcactag